Proteins encoded by one window of Rutidosis leptorrhynchoides isolate AG116_Rl617_1_P2 chromosome 7, CSIRO_AGI_Rlap_v1, whole genome shotgun sequence:
- the LOC139857936 gene encoding uncharacterized mitochondrial protein AtMg00810-like, with the protein MRVVIPVSTPVETNGKISKSLDKPVANPTKYRSLAGALQYLTFTIPDITYAVQQVCLHMHDPRETHMNVIKRILHYIQGTASFGLHISKSTSHNLVAYTDADWGGCPDSRRSTSGYCIYLGDNLLSWSSK; encoded by the coding sequence atgagggtcgttataccggTTTCGACACCTGTTGAAACGAATGGCAAAATCAGTAAGTCACTTGACAAACCTGTTGCTAATCCGACCAAATACCGGAGTCTTGCGGGTGCCTTGCAATATCTCACTTTTACAATACCGGATATCACATACGCGGTTCAACAAGTGTGTCTCCATATGCACGATCCACGAGAGACTCATATGAATGTTATCAAGCGCATTTTACATTATATTCAAGGGACAGCTTCATTTGGTCTACATATTTCGAAGTCCACTTCTCACAATCTTGTTGCCTACACCGACGCGGATTGGGGTGGTTGTCCCGACTCACGCCGGTCAACTTCTGGTTATTGTATCTACTTAGGAGATAATCTTCTATCGTGGTCATCTAAATGA